A single Neoarius graeffei isolate fNeoGra1 chromosome 23, fNeoGra1.pri, whole genome shotgun sequence DNA region contains:
- the LOC132871211 gene encoding SLAM family member 9-like isoform X2: MAVVMQLVSFLSLFVSITVSDGIFKLVNSSVQLDVQTKDYEFDDFTWVFNKSKNVVKYYKNYPSKVYLEYKNRVEVNEGTQSLTVKNLQKTDSGLYEAEASGEQERIVASYQLTVLDPVEKPVLNVSPQQSNGICNVTLSCEAQKLSVTAHCYSDSCDMKENETAVDGFLSLSLYVSNSFIICNHSNPVSWKNTTIKMEELKKRCPSNGVSMHTYCMG, encoded by the exons ATGGCGGTGGTGATGCAGCTCGTctcctttctctccctctttgtCTCCATTACAG TGTCTGATGGGATTTTTAAACTGGTTAACAGTTCTGTTCAACTGGATGTACAGACAAAAGATTATGAGTTTGATGACTTCACATGGGTATTTAACAAAAGTAAAAACGTTGTGAAATACTATAAAAATTATCCAAGTAAAGTATACCTAGAGTATAAAAACAGAGTGGAGGTGAATGAGGGAACCCAAAGTCTGACAGTGAAGAACTTGCAGAAGACTGATAGTGGACTCTATGAAGCAGAGGCATCTGGTGAACAAGAACGAATTGTGGCCTCGTACCAATTAACTGTGTTGG atcCAGTGGAGAAACCAGTCCTGAATGTCTCTCCCCAGCAAAGCAATGGCATCTGTAATGTGACTCTCAGCTGTGAAGCTCAGAAACTCTCAGTCACCGCTCACTGCTACAGTGATAGTTGTGATATGAAGGAAAATGAAACGGCTGTAGATGGGTTCCTTTCCCTCTCACTGTATGTCAGTAACAGCTTCATTATTTGTAATCATAGCAACCCAGTCAGCTGGAAAAATACAACCATAAAGATGGAAGAACTGAAAAAACGTTGCCCTTCTAATGGTGTAAGCATGCACACATACTGCATGGGGTAA